The sequence below is a genomic window from Halosolutus gelatinilyticus.
GTTTCTCGTCCTCGGCGCCGCCTACAGCGCCCCGCCGGTCCGATTCAAGACGAGGCCGCCGCTCGATTCGGTCTCGAACGGGCTGTACATCACGCCCGGCGCGGCGGCCTTCGCAGCCGTGGCGGGCGCACAGCCGCCGCCGCTCGCGATCGCGGGCGGCTGGCTGTGGGCGATGGGGATGCACACGTTCTCGGCGATCCCCGACATCGACCCCGATCGAGAGACGGGAATCCGGACGACCGCGACGGTGCTCGGCGAGCGACGGACATACGCCTACTGCGGCGCGTGCTGGCTCGCCAGCGCCGCCGCCTTCGGCGCGCTCGATTACCGGCTGGGCGCGCTCATGCTCGTCTACCCCGTTCTCGTGGCGGCGATCGCGGCGGCGAACGTGGCCGTCGATCGGGCCTACTGGTGGTTCCCGGCGATCAACGCGGTCGTCGGCGCGGCGCTGACGATGGGCGGCCTCTGGAGGCTGGTCTATGGATAACCTACCGACCGTACGATCCCGCGAGTGGTCGCGAACCGCCGTTCAGCGGGACCTGGAGGCGCTCGTCCGCGAGAATCGGTTCACGATCGCCGTGGTGTTCCCGATCGTCGGTGCGGTATCGCTGGTGGCGAGCGCCGAGAGCCTGCTGCCGGCGCCGCTCGCCTACAACCCGCTGGTGATCCTGTTCGGGACGCTGGTCATGCGCTCGCCGCTGATCGTCGGCCTGTTGCCGCGAATCGATCGGCGGGTCCTGGGCTGGCTCGCCGCGCTGACGGTCTACACGTACGCGATCGAGGTCGTCGGCGTGCGGACGGGCTGGCCCTACGGCGCGTTCGAGTACGGGATCCAGCTGGGTCCGATGCTGTTCGGCGAGGTGCCGCTGGCGCTGCCGCTGTTTTTCGTTCCGCTGGCGGTGAACGCCTACCTGCTCACGCTGCTCGTGCTGCGAGAGCGGGCGGCCAACCCCGCGGTTCGCCTCGCGAGCGCGATCGTCGCCGTCGTCGGGATCGACCTCGTCCTCGATCCCGCGGCCGTCGCGATCGGCTTCTGGGCGTACGTCCCGCCAGGCGGGTACTACGGCGTTCCCCTCTCGAACTATTTCGGCTGGCTGCTCTCGGGAACGGTCGCCGTCGTCCTCATCGACCTCACGTTCGATCGGACGGCGCTGGTCGAACGCGTTCGAAGCTGCGAGTTCGTCCTCGACGACCTGGTGAGCTTCGTCCTGCTGTGGGGGACGATCAACGTCCTGTACGGGAACTGGCTCGCCGCTGGCGTCGCCGGCCTGCTCTGTCTCGCCCTGTTCAGCACGGATCGGTACGATCGCGATCTGCTCTCGGCGGCGCTTCCGGGAACCGGGCGGCGGAACTGAGTCGTCCCTCGGCTATTCGGCCACGGCGATTGAAGCGAGCAGCCGCTGTGGTTCGTACTTCGCGTCATCAGTGACTGTCGCTCAGAGTCGAGGAACCGATGTCCACGATATCGCGGGGGGCCATAGCCGCAGGGGTCACAGCACCGAGGGTCGACCGGAGGTGAGGCAGATCGAACCGGCGGCCGATCGCGACGCCTGCGCTACCGGGTCGGCACGCGCTCGCCCGGACTGGGGCTGTGGCGGTCCAGATCGTCGGCCGTCGGAACGGCGGAGACGCGTCGGAACACCGCCTCGGGGTCGCGGTTCCAGTGCCAGCGCCAGCGGGTTTTCACGAGACATCGGAGTTTCCGCGTCGTCGACAGCGACGGCTCCGAGGAGAGCACGTCGTAGTCGCGGTCGCGGATAAGCGAGTGGTGTTCGGCGTAGAGGACGGCCGCGAGCAGAACCGGAAGCTGACAGTCTTCGGGTAGGTACCGGATTCCCGCGACGCCCTCCCGGTAGAGGTCCTCGGTCCGACCGAGTTCGTCGGCCATCGCCGCTGCGAACGACTCCGAGTACTCGAGGCGCTCGATCTGGTCGTCCGGGACGCCGTGGGCGCGCAACGTCTCTCGGGGGAGGTAGATCCGATCGCGATCGACGACGTCCTCGCGGACGTCCCGCAGGAAGTTCGTCATCTGGAAGGCTTCGCCGAGTTTAACGGCGTGGGGGAGCGCCGCCTCCTTCGCCGCCGGTTCCATGATCGCGGTCATCATCACGCCGACGGCCGCGGCCGAGCCGCGCATGTACGACTCGAGTTCGTCGTAGGTTTCGTACCGGTGCGTGTCGATGTCGGCCGCCATCGCGTCGACGAACGCGTCGACCTCCGCGTCGGCGATGCCGTACCGCTCTCGGAGTTCCTGGAACGCGTCGAGGACGGGGTCGTTCGGCTCGGCCTCTCCGAATGCCTCGGCGCGGAGGCGCTCGAGCTCTGCCCGCTGCTCCGCAGGCGAGCGCCCGGCGGGGTCGTCGACTATTTCGTCCGCGATGCGAAAAAACGCGTAGAGGACGTGGGTCGCGTTGCGGACCCGCTCCGGAAGGAACCGGGTCGCGAGGTAGAAGGTCCTCCCGGTCCGTTTCTGGATCGCCTTGCCTGCGTCGATGTGTTCCTGTTCCATTCTCGACCTCACCACCGTCGACGGCGGGATGTCGGTGCTACGACAATTGTATATAAAAGGCCTCCCCCTCACTAGTGTGGGTAACTCTCTCGCCGTCGAACGAGTTCCGCCGCCCGCAGTCGATCGCGGCCCCGCTACGCGAGCAGTTCGTCGCGCAGCATCGGGATGAACGTTCCAATGTCGGTGACAAGCCCGATCGCCTGCGCGCTCCCCCGGTCGAGCAACTGGGTGACGGTGGCGGGGTTGATGTCGACGCAGACGGTCTTCGTCGTCGACGGCAGACAGTTGCCGACGGCGACCGAGTGCAACAGCGTCGAGAGCATGAGCACGAGGTCCGCCTCGTGGGCTTGTTCGCGGATCGCGTTCTGGGCCTCGATCGCGTCGGTGATCGTGTCTGGAAGCGGGCCGTCGTCGCGGATCGAGCCCGCGAGGACGTACGGAACGTCGTTTCGGACGCACTCGTACATCACCCCCTCGTCGACGATGCCCGCCTCGACGGCCTCCGCGATGCCGCCGACGCGGACGATCTCGCTGATCGTGTAAATGTGGTGTTTGTGCCCCTTCCGCGGGTGTTCGAGCGACTCGGTGTCGACGCCGAGCGACGTGCCGTACAGGTCCCGCTCCAGGTCGTGGACGGCGAACCCGTTGCCGGCGGACAGCGCGTCGACGTAGCCCGCGCCGACGAGCTCCGCGAGGGCGTCGCGACCGCCGGAGTGGACGATCGCCGGGCCGCAGACGACGAGCACGGTCCCCTCGCCCTTCCGAACCTCGCGCATCTCGTCGGCAATCTCCTCGATCAGCGAGGCCGACGGGCGTTCGCTCGAAACGCCGCCCTGCATGAAGCCGAACGACCCGCTGCCGTTGCGCGGTCGTTCCGGCGGTTCGACGCGAATGCCCGTTTCGCCGGTGACGACGAGATCGCCCTCCTCGACGGCGTTGAGGACTTTCGTGAAGACGCGGGGATCGTCCCCGCCCTCGCCGCTCGGTTCGACCACCAGGGCGCAGTCCATCTCGATGTCCTCGACTTCGACCCACCGGCCCTCGACGCGGACGTAGGTCGGGTGGTTCGTCGTCGAGTAGAAATCGACGGGCACGACCTGGTCCTCCGGGGCGGCCTCGAGCGTGGCGTCGCGGGGATCGGCCACGGTCGCCCCCTGCTGGTTGAGTTCGTGGACGATCGTCCGCAGGGTTTCCTCGGTGTCGGCCAGCACCCGCATCCGACAGTACGTCTCCGCGTGTTTGTGGCGGCCGACCTCGAACTCCTCGACCTCGAACTCGCCGCCCATGTCCATCACGATCCCGAAACACTCGCCCATCGTCCCCGAATCGATGATGTGGCCCTCGAGTTCGACGGTGCGCGAAACTGTCATCGGCGGTGGTTGGCGACCGACGACCGTGAATGTGTGCGTTCTCCGCCGGCGAAGCGCGTCGTCTCCCCGATCGCTGCGGGTCCGCCCTCGGTCGGTCGACACGAACCGATCGCCGATGAAAATGATAATTCACGTAACACTTTTTACGGCGTTCGTAGACAACCACCACGGAGATCACCTGTGTCGGGACACCAATCCAGTTCGAAGACGGCGGAGTTGTGGATCCGGTCGTTCGCGCCTGCGTCCGCGGGACCGACTCGCGAACGCGCACTCGAGCGGCTCGACTCCCTCGAGTCGGCCCCGTCGATCGACGCGGTAACGGTCGACGGCTGGGGGCCGGAGTTCGAACGGACCGAGCACGTCCGACGGATTCCCCAGCTGCGCAAGATCGAGGACCGGGTTCGGACGTTCGAATCGTGGGCGGCCCGAACCGGCCGCAGTCTGCAGCCGTTTTTCCGACGGCGCCGCGTCGAATCCGCGATCACGGGCGAGCGACGCGACGTTCGCCGGCTCCCGACGATCGCGCTCGCGGAGTTCGTCGACGACGAACTCGTCCACGTCGCGCCCTGTCGCGATGGCGAGCGAACGATCGACGTCTTCGACCGTCTCGACGCCCTCGAACGCGGCGAGGCGGTGGATCCGGTTGTCACGTACGAGGAGAAGCGACACCGCGAGGAAGCGATCTCCGACCGGACGCGGCCGTCGACCGACGGCCCCCGACCGCCGTCGCCCGGGTCGAACTGATCCGTTCCGATGTCACGCGCAACCCTGTCACGCCCGATCGCGGCCCGATCGGCGGTCGAGTACCGATGAGCGACGCGTAACCGCGATCGGGCGATCCGCGGCCGACGAGTGACCGCACCGGCCGCCCGCTGCGCCGGTCGGCCGCTGCACCGACTGCGTCGAGGACGAACTTATATGCGACTCAATAGCATAAGACCGGATATGGCAGGCGAATCAGCCACGATCGGGTGCTCGCGCTGTCGAAACTGCGGTTTCGAAGCGCCGGGAGGGGCGGACGAGTGGCAGCGGATCGACGTGCCGAAACTGGGTCGGATGACCCAGTGTCCCAACTGCGAGAGCACCGACGTGATCACGCAACGGTAGTCGCGTGCGCCGGTACCGGTCGACTCCTCCGCCAGCATCGGCAGCGATCGTCGGCGAGAGCGGCGGCGATCGCGCCGCGACGGCGATCGACGCGGTTGCAGGCAGCACCCTTTTCGACGCCAGCGCCACACCACCGGACATGTCCAACGACCGACCGACGGCCGACGAACTGCGCCAGGGACTCACCGTCGAGATCGTTCAGGGCGACCAGGACGTCGAATCGACGGATCGAGAGCCGATCATCGGCGAGATCGGGACGATCTACGGGGACGAGCCCGAGGGACCGCAAGTCGAACTGAAAAGCGGCGTGGTCGGCCACGTCCAGTCGATCGTCCACGACGAGTCGTCGACGCGGGGGTGAGTGCGAGTCGACCGGCACGCTCCACTTCGGCGGCGTGGTAAATCGAGTACTACTGCCGGCCGAAGCGATTTCCGCCGAGCCGTCGTCACCCCGATATGGCCGACCCCGGGTTGGTCACGCTCGTCCGAGACGTCACGGCGGTCGCCCGCGAACGCCAGATCAGCGTCACGTCCGCGGGCCTCGCCTACCACGCGTTCAACACGCTCGTTCCGATCGTCATCCTGCTGCTCGTCGGCGCCGCGCTCGTCGACGCGTTCGACCCTCTCGTCCGAGCGATCGAGTCGGCGACGGGATTCGAGGGCGCGGCGACGGACGACGGGCTAGAGGGGATGACTGGCGACGGGAGCGCCGCCTTGATTCGGGCGGCCGTCCTGGCACTCCTCATCTTGCTGTGGAGCGCGATTCGTCTGTTTCAGGCGGTCAACAGCGCCTTCACCGACGTCTACGGCGCCAGAGAGGAGCAATCCTACGTTACCAACGCCGTGACGGTCACGATCGTGACCGTTCTCAACGCCGCGCTCGTCGCGACGACGCTCGCGGTCGGCGTCGCGCTGGTCGGCATCGTCGGCGTGAGCCTCTCGGTCCTCAGCAGCGGCGTGCCGGCCGCCGCGGCCAGCAGCCTGCTCCTCGCGGCGCTCCTGTGCGGACTGTTCCTCCCGATGTACTACCTCTTTCCCCAGTCCGACGTCTCGATCCGGGAGGTGCTCCCCGGGACGGCGTTCGCCGCGCTCTCGTGGACCGCGCTGGCGATCGGGTTCCGAATCTACGTCGCGACCTCCGAGAGCGTCGCGCTGTTCGGGATCGCCGGCGCGATCCTACTGATCCTCACGTGGGTCTACCTCGGCGGCCTTTGCCTGCTGCTGGGCGCCGTCCTGAACGCCGTCCTCGCCGACCGGGTCGAACCCGAAGCGCAGTGGGTTCCGATGCGAACGGTGCTGGCGGACGACTGACGCGAGGTCGTCGGCGATCGCCGGAACCGTCAGCGCTCCGCCCCGGCGGTTCGAACCGCGTCGTAGACCGTCCGCGCCCGCGTCTCGCCGATCCCGTCGATCGCCGTCAGGTCCTCGGGGGTCGCCTCGAGCAGGGCCTCGATCGTCGGGTACGCCTCGTACAGCGCCGCGGCGAGTTCGGGGCCGATTCCGTCGATGCAGCCGTACATCCGCTTCGTCGTCGGTTCCCGCTTGCTCGGAACCGCGCCGACGGGAAGGCGGCGTGCCGACGGCTCCTCAACGTGTTTTCGAGCCAGGCGGATCGCGTAGTCGACCAGGCGCGCGCGATCGGTACAGGGGATCACCGGAATCGAGAGCCGCGCCGTGATCGAGGCCATCGAACCGCGGATCGCCGCCGGATCGACCCCCGTGTTCAGTGCCTCGAGGTCGTCGAAGTCCCCTTCGACGAGGACGTAGGCGTGGTCGTAGGCCTCGCCGAGTCGGGCGGCCTGATCGTAGAGGTCGGGGCCGGACCGGGCCATCACTCCGTTGACGAAGTCCCGAAGCGTCTTGCGCTCGATCCCGACGGCGTCGACGGCGAGGTCGCCGGCCGAGAGCCGATCGACGGCGACCCCCGACACGTCGGGATGCGCCCGAACGGCCGCGGCGACGCCGGCGGGTTCCCGATCGTCGACCGTGACGGCGACGCGCATACGGGGTCCTACAGCGTCGAACGGGGAACGGCTGTCGGTATTCGATTGCGGGCGGGCGCAAACCGATGCATTCTATCCGGATCATTCTGTAGGTACGTCGAATGGTTTCCGCACGGACCCGCGACGGGACCCGGCTCCTCGTCGTCGGACTCGGAAGGGACGGCGAGCGCGCTTTCGAAGCCGACGCCGCGGACGCGATCGACGCCGTCCCGACGGCGGCCGCGGCGATCGAGACGGTCGACAGGCGATCGATCGACTGCCTCGTGACCGCACACGAATTGCCGGACGGAACCGGACTGGAGGTGCTCGACTCGGTCCGCGAGCGCGATCCGGACCTCCCTGTTGTGCTCTCGCCAGCCGACGGGAGCGAGTCGCTCGCGAGCGACGCGGTCGCCGCGAACGTCACCGAGTACGTCCCCCGCGACGAGGGGCTCGAAGCGCTCGCGGCCGCCGTCGATCGGGCGCTGGATCGCGGTCGCGATCGCCGGCGGCGGAGGGCACGGGCCCGCCAGCTCGAGGCGATCTTCGCGGACCCGGAGACGTACTCGTGGGTGCTCGAGCCCGACGGGCGGGTTCGCCGGGCCAGCGAGAGCGCGCTCGAGGCGATCGACGCCACCGACGACGACGTTCAGGGGCGACGGTTCTGGGCCGTGCCGTGGTGGGACGGTCCCGAGAGCAGAGACGGGCGATCGGCGATCCGGAGCGCGGTCGAGTGCGCGGCCGACGGGACGGTCGCTCACCGGGAACTGACCCACGCCGGATCCGGCGAAGAAGAAGACCCGCGTGCCTTCGAAGTGACGATCCGTCCGGTTCGAGACGGATCGGGCGCGATCGTGTCGCTGCTGGCGCAGGCCACCGACGTCACCGAACGGGTCCGCCTCGAGGCGGAACTCCGCGAATCCGAGGAACTCCACCGGGTGACGCTGAACAACATGACCGACACCGTCCTCATCACGAACGACGAGGGCGAGTTCACCTACGTCTGTCCGAACGTCCACTTCATCTTCGGCTACACCGACGACGAGATCCGCGAGATGGGGACGATCGACGAGTTGCTCGCGTCGGACCTGTTCGATCGCGAGCGCCTCGCCGCGGCGGGCGTGCTCACCAACATCGAGTGCACGGCGACCGACAAGGCGGGCCGGGAGCACACGCTCCTGGTCAACGTCCGCGAGGTCTCGATCCAGGGCGGGACGCTCCTCTACAGCTGTCGCGATATCACGAAGCGAAAGCGCCGCGAGGAGGCGCTGACCGCGTTGCACCGGACCGCTCGCGAACTGCTCTACGCCGAGACCGACCGTGAGATCGCCGATCGGATCGTCGAGGATACCACGGACGTGCTCGACGTCCCGGCCAGCGCCGCGTTCCTCTTCGACACCGACGAGAACGTGTTGCGGCCGGCCGCCGCCTCGACGGCGATGGACCGGTTGCACGGCCCGCTGTCGTCCAGACGGGCCAACGCGGAGACGATCGCCGGCCGGGTCTTCGTCGAGGGAGGACACCGGTTCTTCGGCGACGTTCGCGACGCGCCGGCGCTGTCGGATCCGACGACGGACGTGCGAAGCGCTGGGTTCGTCCCGCTCGGCGATCACGGGGTCTTCGTCGCCGGCTCGCCCGAGATCGACGCCTTCGACGAGGTGACGCGAGAGGTGACGGACCTGCTCGCGGCGACGGCGGAGGCGGCGCTCGACCGGGTCGCCCGCGAGCGGACGCTGCGCGAACGCGATCGGGAACTCAAGCGACAGAACCGCCAGCTGAGCCGCCTGGACCGGATGAACGAGATCATCCGCGAGATCGACCAGGCGCTGGTCGGCGCCGAAACCCGCGAGGAGATCGAGACGGCCGTCTGCGAGCGGCTCACGTCGGCCGATCGGTTCTCGTTCGCCTGGATCGGCGCGCTCGATACCGCGGCCGATCGCCTCGAGTCGAGCGCCCACAGCGGAACGGAACGGGGACAGGACTACCTCGACGCCGTCTCGCTCGCGCTCGCGGACGGTGACGCGGCCGGCGGCGAGCCGTCGGTCGCGACCGCGATCGACCGCGAGGTCACGGTCGTCTCGAACGTGGTCGATCGACTCCACGAGGAGCCGTGGCGCGAGGCGGCGCTCGCGCGGGATTACCAGTCGATCGTGAGCGTCCCCCTCGCGTACGACGAGTTTACCTACGGCGTCCTGACGGTCTACGCCGATCGGCCCGACGCGTTCGACGAGACGATGTGCGCCGTCCTCGCGGAACTCGGCGAGACGATCGCCTCCGCGATCGCGGCGTGCGAGCGCAAACACGCCCTCCTGACCGACTCCCGGACGCGCCTCGAGTTCGACGTGGCTGACGACGGGTTCGTCTTTGCCCGACTCGCGCGCGAGGTCGATGCCAGGCTCTCGTTCGACGGCGGCGTCCGGCAGCGAGAGGACGGCGCGTCCGTATTCGTAACCGTCGACGGGACGCCTCCGTCGATCGTCGCGTCCGCCGCCGCGGAACTCGTCGCCGTCGAGGACGTACGGGTGATCACCGTCAACGGCGACGACGAATCGGCCGACGGCGGCGCCCTCCTCCTCGACCTCTCCCGGCCGTTTCTCGCGCTCCGGCTCGCGGATCACGGCGCCGTGTTGCGCAGCGTCGAGGCGACGCCGGACCGGACGCGCATCGTCGTCGACGTCCCCAGCACCGTCGACGAACGCAGCAGCGCGAACGTCGTGTCCAACGCCTTTTCGCGGGTCGAGTTGCGGTCGAAACGCAGCGTCGATCGAGCGTCCGCACACGACCTCCGATCGACGCTGCTCGATCGGGTGACCGACCGACAGCTCGAGGTCGTCCAGGTGGCCTATTACGGCGGATACTTCGAATCGCCGCGGGCGAAGTCCGGCGAGGACGTCGCGGAGACGCTCGGCATCTCGCCGGCCGCGTTCTACCGTCACACCCGGACTGTTCAGCGGAAGCTCTTCGACGTCCTCTTCGAGGAGCTCGGACTTCCGGCAAACCTCTCGAAACCGGTTGAATAGTGAACCCCCTGGTTAGAGTGACGTTCAGTATCCAATAATCACACTCATCCTAATATCCCTTATAGAATACTAACGCGACGACCGCCGCAATGCGACACCTATCGTCGCACAACCATGAAAGACGTCAAATTCGATCCCGAAGAGGACTCGACCTACGAGTGTTTCGATTGTGGAACGACCGTCAGAGCGTCGGCGCCGGGCACGTGTCCGGACTGCGGCTCTGACATGCGTAATCGACGGACGCCGATCGAGTAACGATGGCGTCGCACCACCGTTCGACATCGACTTCCGAGCCGCGGTGCTCCGACGGCGAACCGGAGCCGGCGCTCGAAACCGCTCGTCGACAGCTCGATCGGGCCGCCCAGCGGCTCGACATCGACGAGACCATCCTCGAACGGCTCAAGCGTCCGAAGAAGGTCCACGAGGTAACCGTCCCGCTCGAGCGCGACGACGGATCGGTCGACGTCTTCACCGGATACCGCGCCCAGCACGACAGTGTTCGCGGGCCGTACAAGGGCGGACTCCGGTACCACCCCGACGTGACCCGCGACGAGTGCGTCGGACTGGCAATGTGGATGACCTGGAAGTGCGCCGTCATGGACCTCCCCTTCGGCGGCGCGAAAGGCGGGATCATCGTCGACCCCAAGTCACTGAGCGACGACGAGCGCGAGCGGCTCACGCGTCGGTTCACCCAGGAGATCCGCGAGGTGATCGGGCCGAACGCGGACATTCCGGCGCCCGACATGGGGACCGACCCGGAGACGATGGCGTGGTTGATGGACGCCTACAGCATGCAGGAGGGCGAAACCACCCCCGGCGTCGTCACCGGCAAGCCGCCCTCGGTCGGCGGCAGTTACGGTCGCGAGGAAGCCCCCGGCCGCAGCGTCGCGATCGTCACCCGCGAGACCCTGGACTACTACGACCACCCGATCGAGGAGACGACCGTCGCCGTCCAGGGCTTCGGCAGCGTCGGCGCGAACGCTGCTCGACTCCTGGACGAGTGGGGCGCGTCCGTCGTCGCCGTCAGCGACGTCAACGGCGCGGTGTACGATCCCGACGGCATCGACGTGGCCGCGATCCCCTCCCACGACGAGGAGCCCGAGGCCGTCACCGGCGTGACGCGGGGAACCCGTCTCTCGAACGACGACCTGCTCGAACTCGACGTCGACGTGCTCGTCCCGGCGGCCGTCGGAAACGTCATCACCGAGGAGAACGCCGACGCGGTTCGGGCGGACGTCGTCGTCGAGGGGGCTAACGGCCCGACTACGTTCGGCGGCGACGCGATCCTCGCCAAGCGCGGCGTGCCGGTGATCCCCGACATCCTCGCGAACGCGGGTGGGGTCACGGTCAGTTACTTCGAGTGGCTCCAGGACATCAACCGCCGCAAGTGGAGCCTCGAACGGGTTCAGGAGGAACTCGAGACCGAGATGGTGGCGGCCTGGAACGGCGTGCGAGAAGAAGTCGAACGTCGCGACGTGCCCTGGCGGGACGCCGCGTACGCTGTCGCCCTCTCGCGGATCACGGAGGCCCACGAGATGCGCGGCCTCTGGCCCTAACGCGGCCTCGCGGCGTCAGATCCGGGGCCGCATCGAAGTCTTGCGACCCCGACCCGCGGCTCCGTCCGATCGCTACTCCTCGAGGTACTCGATCGCTTCCTCGTCGGTGACTTGCCCGAAATCTCGGTAGAACTGCCCGACGGCCTGGAAGTTCCGGGGCGCCTCGAGCGCGATCACGTCGTCGGCCTCGCGCTCGAGGTCGTCGACCGATCGGGGCGAGCCGACGGGCACCGCGAGCGCAACGGACGCGGCGTTCGCGTCCCGGACCTGTCGCAGGCAGGCCCTCGCGGTCGCGCCCGTCGCCACGCCGTCGTCGACGACGACCACGTGCTTCCCCTCGAGGGCCGGCAATCCGGGGCGATCGCGGTAGCGATCGGCCTTCGCCTTCGCGTTCTCGGCCTCCTCCCGACGAACGCTCTCGAGGTACTCCTCGTCGACGCCCAGCCGATCGATGAGGTCGTCGTTGTACCAGACGCTGCCCGAACTCGCGACCGCGCCGATCGCCAGCTCCGGGTTCCCCGGGGCGCCCAGCTTTCGCGCGACGACCACGTCCAGATCGGCGTCGAGCGCGTCCGCGACCGGTCTGGCGACGGGCAACGCCCCGCGCGGAATGCCGAGGACGATATCGGCGTCGAGACCGCGGCGATCGAGCTCCGCTGCGAGCCGTTCGCCGGCGTCGGTTCGATCGTGGAACATGGGTCCCGGTACGACGCCCACCTACTATGACTTGACCTGGCACACGTCGGGCTAGGGGGCGGTCGCTGTCGCGGAAAAACCTCTGATTCTCGTGGTATTGTCAACCGGTTTCGTGCGGTGAATTCGAACGAAAAAACGGATCAGCTCACGTCGGCCATCGAGTCTCGCTATCGCAGGGTGGCCGGTCCGAACCGTAGTGGATACCGGCTTTCGCGTGCCGAACGGCTACCCGTCGAGCGATCTCGAAGGAAGATATGGCACGCCTCCAACGGACGCTCTCGAACGTCTCCGAGGGCGGCAACGACAACGGCCGCGTCGGCATCGTCGCCGGCGCGATCGAGTACCCGAACCAGCCCGCGCTCGTCGGGCGAGCGGCGCTTCGAACGGGATCGGATCACGTGCGGGCGTTCGTCGCCGACCCGATCTACGCGATCGTCGCGGGCCACGAGCCGAACCTGCTGGTCGATCGCTACGCGGGCGACCGGTTCGAGAGGAGCGCCGTCGAGGGCACCCGCGAACTGAGCGACTGGGCCGACGCGCTCGTGATCGGACCCGGCCTCGTCGACGCGGATCCCGACGCCATGACAGAGGCGATCGACACCGTCGACGTCCCGACGGTCGTCGACGCGCTCGCGGTCGAACCCGGGCTGGACGCCGACCTCTCGAACGCAGTGCTCACGCCGAGCGACACCGAAGTGGATCCGATTCGGGAGTCGTACGGATCGCTCTCGGAGTTCTCGAAAGAAACGAGTGCGGTCGTCGCGCTGACCGGCGACGTGGACGAGATCGTCGCCGACGGCGAGCAGATCGAAAACGAGACGGGCACGTCGGCGCTCACCGTCGCGGGGACCGGCGACACGATGGTCGGCATCGTCGCCTCGCTGCTCGGCCAGGGGATGGCTCGCCGGGAGGCCGCCGAACTCGGCGCCTGGATCCTCGGCAAGACCGGCGAACTCGCCACGGCCGAGTAC
It includes:
- a CDS encoding prenyltransferase, with amino-acid sequence MTENSESRSDGRSDPGPGSESGTGPEARPASRGESRPIQRLSYLLALSRPRFWLYLAGPVLVGVAYAADSVGDLFAPAAILLFAYFLLPANVFLYGINDVFDREIDAANPKKEEREARYRGQRSVPVAVAICALLPLLVLPAIPAPAWPWLAAFLVLGAAYSAPPVRFKTRPPLDSVSNGLYITPGAAAFAAVAGAQPPPLAIAGGWLWAMGMHTFSAIPDIDPDRETGIRTTATVLGERRTYAYCGACWLASAAAFGALDYRLGALMLVYPVLVAAIAAANVAVDRAYWWFPAINAVVGAALTMGGLWRLVYG
- the cruF gene encoding bisanhydrobacterioruberin hydratase, with amino-acid sequence MDNLPTVRSREWSRTAVQRDLEALVRENRFTIAVVFPIVGAVSLVASAESLLPAPLAYNPLVILFGTLVMRSPLIVGLLPRIDRRVLGWLAALTVYTYAIEVVGVRTGWPYGAFEYGIQLGPMLFGEVPLALPLFFVPLAVNAYLLTLLVLRERAANPAVRLASAIVAVVGIDLVLDPAAVAIGFWAYVPPGGYYGVPLSNYFGWLLSGTVAVVLIDLTFDRTALVERVRSCEFVLDDLVSFVLLWGTINVLYGNWLAAGVAGLLCLALFSTDRYDRDLLSAALPGTGRRN
- a CDS encoding phytoene/squalene synthase family protein; the encoded protein is MEQEHIDAGKAIQKRTGRTFYLATRFLPERVRNATHVLYAFFRIADEIVDDPAGRSPAEQRAELERLRAEAFGEAEPNDPVLDAFQELRERYGIADAEVDAFVDAMAADIDTHRYETYDELESYMRGSAAAVGVMMTAIMEPAAKEAALPHAVKLGEAFQMTNFLRDVREDVVDRDRIYLPRETLRAHGVPDDQIERLEYSESFAAAMADELGRTEDLYREGVAGIRYLPEDCQLPVLLAAVLYAEHHSLIRDRDYDVLSSEPSLSTTRKLRCLVKTRWRWHWNRDPEAVFRRVSAVPTADDLDRHSPSPGERVPTR
- a CDS encoding TIGR00300 family protein — encoded protein: MTVSRTVELEGHIIDSGTMGECFGIVMDMGGEFEVEEFEVGRHKHAETYCRMRVLADTEETLRTIVHELNQQGATVADPRDATLEAAPEDQVVPVDFYSTTNHPTYVRVEGRWVEVEDIEMDCALVVEPSGEGGDDPRVFTKVLNAVEEGDLVVTGETGIRVEPPERPRNGSGSFGFMQGGVSSERPSASLIEEIADEMREVRKGEGTVLVVCGPAIVHSGGRDALAELVGAGYVDALSAGNGFAVHDLERDLYGTSLGVDTESLEHPRKGHKHHIYTISEIVRVGGIAEAVEAGIVDEGVMYECVRNDVPYVLAGSIRDDGPLPDTITDAIEAQNAIREQAHEADLVLMLSTLLHSVAVGNCLPSTTKTVCVDINPATVTQLLDRGSAQAIGLVTDIGTFIPMLRDELLA
- a CDS encoding HTH domain-containing protein, which translates into the protein MSGHQSSSKTAELWIRSFAPASAGPTRERALERLDSLESAPSIDAVTVDGWGPEFERTEHVRRIPQLRKIEDRVRTFESWAARTGRSLQPFFRRRRVESAITGERRDVRRLPTIALAEFVDDELVHVAPCRDGERTIDVFDRLDALERGEAVDPVVTYEEKRHREEAISDRTRPSTDGPRPPSPGSN
- a CDS encoding DUF2196 domain-containing protein, with the protein product MSNDRPTADELRQGLTVEIVQGDQDVESTDREPIIGEIGTIYGDEPEGPQVELKSGVVGHVQSIVHDESSTRG
- a CDS encoding YihY/virulence factor BrkB family protein, with amino-acid sequence MADPGLVTLVRDVTAVARERQISVTSAGLAYHAFNTLVPIVILLLVGAALVDAFDPLVRAIESATGFEGAATDDGLEGMTGDGSAALIRAAVLALLILLWSAIRLFQAVNSAFTDVYGAREEQSYVTNAVTVTIVTVLNAALVATTLAVGVALVGIVGVSLSVLSSGVPAAAASSLLLAALLCGLFLPMYYLFPQSDVSIREVLPGTAFAALSWTALAIGFRIYVATSESVALFGIAGAILLILTWVYLGGLCLLLGAVLNAVLADRVEPEAQWVPMRTVLADD
- a CDS encoding ERCC4 domain-containing protein, translated to MRVAVTVDDREPAGVAAAVRAHPDVSGVAVDRLSAGDLAVDAVGIERKTLRDFVNGVMARSGPDLYDQAARLGEAYDHAYVLVEGDFDDLEALNTGVDPAAIRGSMASITARLSIPVIPCTDRARLVDYAIRLARKHVEEPSARRLPVGAVPSKREPTTKRMYGCIDGIGPELAAALYEAYPTIEALLEATPEDLTAIDGIGETRARTVYDAVRTAGAER